One region of Trinickia violacea genomic DNA includes:
- a CDS encoding branched-chain amino acid ABC transporter permease, giving the protein MQSFVIGALNGISYGMLLFMLSAGLTLIFSMLGVLNFAHASFYMLGAYVGYSIAADAGFWAALVAAPLIVGLAGAALERWLLRRVRPHGALHELLLTFGVAYLLAEAVKLVWGLSALSANVPAALDGTFFTVYGAAISRYRAFMMGVSAAMLAALYAVLRVSRMGLVVRAALTHPQAVEALGHNVPRVFTLVFAVGTALAAAAGVIGAPLFVIEPAMAESIGSVVFVVVVIGGLGSLGGALAASLVVGCLQTLAVGSSASLGSLAALAGASLPQAWAGLTVAQLAPLVPYGLLVAMLAVRPRGLFGQRSDDA; this is encoded by the coding sequence GTGCAGTCGTTCGTGATCGGGGCGCTGAACGGCATCAGCTACGGCATGCTGTTGTTCATGCTGTCGGCCGGGCTCACGCTGATCTTCAGCATGCTCGGCGTGCTCAACTTTGCCCACGCCAGTTTCTACATGCTCGGCGCGTACGTCGGCTATTCGATCGCGGCCGATGCGGGCTTCTGGGCGGCGCTCGTGGCGGCGCCGCTCATCGTCGGGCTCGCGGGCGCGGCGCTCGAACGATGGCTGTTGCGCCGCGTGCGTCCGCATGGCGCGTTGCATGAGCTGTTGCTGACGTTCGGCGTCGCGTATCTGCTGGCCGAGGCCGTCAAGCTCGTCTGGGGCTTGAGCGCGTTGTCGGCGAACGTGCCCGCCGCGCTCGACGGCACCTTCTTCACCGTGTATGGCGCCGCGATCTCGCGGTATCGCGCGTTCATGATGGGCGTGTCGGCCGCGATGCTGGCCGCGTTGTACGCGGTGCTGCGCGTCTCGCGGATGGGGCTCGTCGTGCGCGCGGCGCTCACGCATCCGCAGGCGGTCGAAGCGCTCGGCCACAACGTGCCGCGCGTGTTCACGCTCGTCTTCGCCGTCGGCACGGCGCTCGCCGCGGCGGCCGGCGTCATCGGCGCGCCGCTGTTCGTCATCGAGCCGGCGATGGCCGAATCGATCGGCTCGGTCGTGTTCGTCGTGGTGGTGATCGGCGGACTGGGGTCGCTTGGCGGGGCGCTGGCCGCCTCGCTTGTCGTCGGATGTCTGCAGACGTTGGCGGTCGGCAGCAGTGCGTCGCTTGGGTCGCTCGCGGCGTTAGCCGGAGCGTCGCTGCCGCAGGCGTGGGCCGGGCTGACGGTGGCGCAGCTTGCGCCGCTCGTGCCGTATGGGCTCCTCGTCGCGATGCTTGCCGTGCGGCCGCGCGGCCTTTTCGGGCAGCGCAGCGACGATGCGTAG
- a CDS encoding acyl-CoA thioesterase: MTQPSAAPRAAYPHFLTIPTRWMDNDVYGHVNNVVYYSYFDTVVNDYLIRAGVLDFEAGATIGLVVETQCNYFSSLAFPDRVEAGLRVARLGSTSVRYEVGLFKEGNDEACAQGHFVHVYVDRLTRRPVALPDALRAALEPLA, translated from the coding sequence ATGACCCAACCCAGCGCCGCGCCGCGCGCCGCCTATCCCCACTTCCTGACGATCCCGACGCGCTGGATGGACAACGACGTGTACGGGCACGTGAACAATGTCGTCTATTACAGCTACTTCGATACGGTCGTGAACGACTATCTGATTCGCGCCGGGGTGCTCGATTTCGAAGCGGGCGCGACGATCGGGCTCGTCGTCGAGACGCAGTGCAACTACTTTTCGTCGCTCGCGTTTCCGGACCGCGTCGAGGCGGGGTTGCGGGTGGCCCGGCTGGGCTCGACGAGCGTGCGCTACGAGGTGGGGCTCTTCAAGGAGGGCAACGACGAGGCGTGCGCTCAGGGGCATTTCGTGCACGTCTACGTCGACCGCCTGACGCGTCGGCCCGTCGCGCTGCCCGATGCGTTGCGCGCCGCGCTCGAACCGCTCGCCTAG
- a CDS encoding iron-containing alcohol dehydrogenase — protein sequence MSYIYYLTHIHLGYDALGVLDSECARVGIKRPLIVTDKGVVAAGLVRRALDALKLGDVPVFDETPSNPTEAMVLAAAKRYRDEACDGLIAVGGGSPIDLAKGVAIAATHEGNLTQYATIEGGSGKITEAVAPLIAIPTTSGTGSEVARGAIIILNDGRKLGFHSWHLLPKSAICDPGLTLGLPPMLTAATGMDAIAHCIETFLSAAFNPPADGIALDGLERAWAHIERATHDGSDRAARLNMMSASMQGAMAFQKGLGCVHSLSHPLGGVEVDGRTSLHHGTLNAVVLPAVLRFNATAESVVAERRYARMRRVMGLDANADLPQALFDMTARLKLPTGLAQMGVDASVFDKVIQGALVDHCHKTNPRLASAEDYRRMLEESL from the coding sequence ATGTCCTACATTTATTACCTGACCCACATCCATCTCGGCTACGATGCGCTCGGCGTGCTCGACTCGGAATGCGCGCGCGTCGGCATCAAGCGGCCGCTGATCGTCACCGATAAGGGCGTCGTCGCCGCGGGACTCGTGCGGCGCGCGCTCGATGCGCTCAAGCTCGGCGACGTGCCGGTCTTCGACGAGACGCCGTCGAACCCCACCGAGGCCATGGTGCTGGCTGCCGCGAAGCGCTATCGCGACGAAGCTTGCGACGGGCTGATCGCGGTGGGCGGCGGGTCGCCGATCGATCTGGCAAAGGGGGTCGCGATTGCGGCGACGCACGAAGGCAATCTGACCCAATACGCGACGATCGAAGGCGGCAGCGGCAAGATCACCGAAGCCGTCGCGCCGCTGATCGCGATACCGACGACTTCCGGCACCGGCAGCGAAGTCGCGCGCGGCGCAATCATCATCCTGAACGACGGGCGCAAGCTCGGTTTCCACTCGTGGCACCTGCTGCCGAAGTCCGCAATCTGCGATCCGGGTCTCACGCTCGGCTTGCCGCCGATGCTGACGGCCGCGACGGGCATGGACGCGATCGCGCATTGCATCGAGACGTTTCTCTCGGCGGCCTTCAATCCGCCTGCCGACGGCATTGCGCTCGACGGGCTCGAACGCGCCTGGGCGCACATCGAGCGCGCGACGCACGACGGCAGCGACCGGGCCGCGCGCTTGAACATGATGAGCGCGTCGATGCAGGGCGCGATGGCGTTCCAGAAGGGGCTCGGCTGCGTGCATTCGCTGTCGCATCCGCTTGGCGGCGTCGAGGTCGACGGACGGACATCGCTGCATCACGGGACGCTCAACGCGGTCGTGCTGCCCGCGGTGCTGCGCTTCAACGCGACGGCGGAATCGGTGGTGGCGGAGCGCCGTTATGCGCGCATGCGCCGCGTGATGGGGCTCGACGCCAACGCCGATCTGCCGCAGGCGCTGTTCGACATGACCGCGCGCCTCAAGCTGCCCACGGGGCTCGCGCAAATGGGCGTCGACGCCAGCGTGTTCGACAAGGTCATCCAAGGCGCGCTCGTGGACCACTGCCATAAGACGAATCCGCGCCTCGCAAGCGCCGAAGATTACCGGCGCATGCTGGAGGAGTCGCTTTGA